GTGGTCTCCCGTGACCCACACCGTCATCGACCCGCCCGCCGTCGAGTTCGGTCACGTCGAGCACGTCCCCGTGCACTTCGACGACCTCGACGCCCTCGGCATCCTGCACAACGCCCGGTACGCGGTGCTGCTGGAACGCGCGCTGACCCCGTACTGGGCCGCTCGCGGGATCTCCTTCCAGGGCGGTTCGGCCAGCGCCCCCGACGTGTTCCACGCGGTACGCGAGTTCAGCATCACCTTCCGGGCCCCGATCACCGGGACCGGGCCGGTGGCGGTGCACTTCTGGCTCGACCACTTCGGCACCAGCAGCGCCGAGTACGGCTACCAGTTCCGTTCGCCGGACGGTCGGGTGGTGCACGCCGAGGGCCGTCGGGCGATCGTCCGGCTGGACCCGGCGACCCTGCGGCCCACCCGGTGGACCGACGCCGCCCGCGCGGTCGCCGCGACCCTGCTGCGCCCCGCCCCGACCCCGGCCTGAGACGGCACGGACCTCGGACAGCACCGGGCGGCACCGGGCCTCAGGCGGGACCGGCCCCGAGTCCGGGACTGAAACAGGACCGGGACCGAGTCGGTGCCGGGGCTGAGTCGGCCCGGGGACGTCTCGGGCCCGGTCGGTCCGCGCCGGCCCGGGCGGAGGCGTCGCGCGGGTCAGCGGAAGAAGGCCCGCAGGACGGCGGCGTTCTCCGCCTCCAGCACCCCGCCGTAGACCTCGGGGCGGTGGTTGAGCCGGCGGTCGCGCAGCACGTCCCAGAGGGATCCGGCGGCACCGGTCTTCGGCTCCCACGCGCCGAAGACCACTGTCGAGATCCGGGCCAGCACCAGCGCGCCCGCGCACATCGTGCACGGCTCCAGGGTCACCACGAGGGTGCAGTCGTCCAGCCGCCAGCGGCCGAGCCGCTCGGCGGCCCGACGCAGCGCCAGCACCTCGGCGTGGGCGGTCGGGTCCCCGGTCAGCTCCCGCTCGTTGCGTCCGACGGCCAGCTCGACGCCGTCCGGGCCGTAGACCACGGCGCCCACCGGCACGTCGTCGACCTGGGCGGAGTCACCGGCCGGCGGCTCCGGGCCGGTGACCGCGACCTCCAGCGCCCGGCGCATCCACAGCTCGTGCCGCTGCCGGCGGCCCGTACCCTCCGGCCCGGCCAGCCCCTCGTCCGCGCCCGGACCGACCCGTCCGACCGCGCCGGGGGTGGGCTGTCCCGGCCGTACGGTGCCCAGGGCCGGGTCGGTGGCGTCGGCCGGCTCGGCGGCGCCCGCCAGCGGTGAGCCACCGCCGGACAGCACGGGCCGGCCGCCGGCAGGCTCGGGCCCGCCCGGTGCCGGGGGCTCAGACCTCACGCAGCTCCTCGACCTCGTCGGCGCAGCCGAGCACCTGGCACACCTCGGCCGTGACGTCGGCCGGCAGCATCCCCTCGTGGGCACAGAGCCGGAGCAGCTTCTGGGCGGAGACGCCGAGGTCGGCGAGGATGTCGGCGTCTCCGACCGGGTCGGCCTCCGGGTCCACCGCGGGCTGGTCGCTCTCCTCGCCGGCGCCGCCGGCGGGCCGGGCCTCCTCGGTGTCGTCCAGGCCGGTGACCGAGGTCTTCAGGTCGCCGACGAGCAGCGACCCCAGGCGGGACTCCTCGGCGTACGCCGAGTCGGAGCCGAAGATCCGCAGGTCCTCCCCCTCGTCCAGGCGCAGGATCACCAGGTACGTGTCGTCGGCCTCGACGAAGAGCAGGGAGACGTCGGCGTCCGGCTCGACGTCGCGCAGCCGGTCGGCGACGTCGTCGACGTCGGTGGCGCCGCGCAGGTTGACCTCGGCGGCGGTCCAGCCGCCCTCGACGCGCACCACGGCGGCAGCGAAGTACGACACGGTTCCCCCAATGGCCTCGGCACAGCTCGCCGACTCGTTACGCGTGCACGTTAACCGGTCGGGTCGGCAGGCGACCGGTCAACGCCCCGAAGGGCCGGTCATTCCTGGAAAGTCGGCTCAGCCCGCGACGCGGCGGCGGGTCGCGATCAGCTGCCGCAGCTGCTCGGTCCGTTCCCGCTGCGGCCGCTCGCGCTTTCGTACCGCGCGGGCCCCCGCCAGCTCGGCGAGAATCTGCAGGCGGCGACGGCTGCGCTCAGGGTCGAGCCGCGGGGTGGTCCAGGCCATACCGGAAAGCGTCCCCAGTCACAGCGAGTACGTCAAGATGGCGTTCGAAACGGAGTGGACCGATCACCGCTGGTCACCACATCGGCCAGTTCGCGCTGGTCGCCCAGCGGACGACCACGACCGCGAACGCGATGCTCCAGCCACCCGCTGTGACGATCGCCACCCCGGTGGCGACGCCCCGGTCGCCGTACCGGACCAGGGCCAGCGACGCCAGCCAGGCGATCCCGCCGGCGAGGACCGTCCACCAGGCGTAGCCGCCGACGTCGCGGCCGAGGAGGCCGAAGAGCAGCAGCCAGGCGGCGGCGAGGGCGGCGCCGGCGGCGACCCCGCTGCCGGTCACCGGGTGCGGCTCGCGCCAGGTGGGCCGGCGCGGCGGCCCGGAGGGGAACAACCCCGAGGGGGTACGCGCCAGGAACTGTCCGGCCGCCGGCGCGGCCGGGTACGCGTGCTGACCGTTCATCACTGCCCCCGTCCACGGGTCCCGGCGCTCCTCGGGCACCGTCCCACCGTAGCCGTCTGTCAGGATGGCCGGATGTCCTCGCGATCGATCGACCGCCGTCGTACCCGGTCGGCGTACCCGGTCCTGCTGCTGGTGCCGGCGCTGCTGGCCGGCTGCGCGGGCGGGGACCGGCCGGCGGCGGCGCCGCCGAGCGCGGTGTGGGACGCGCCGGCCACCGCGGCGCAGCCGGCGGCGACGGACGCGAGCCCGACGCCCCGCGCCGCCGCACCCTCGCCGAGCCGGTCGCCGGCCCGGCGGGTCTTTCCGGTACGCGCCGACGACGTCGCCTACCACCCGACCCACTCCACGTACCCGGGCACGGACATCTTCGCCGACTGCGGCGAGCCGGTGGTGGCGGTGACCGACGGGACGGTGCTGGAGGTGAGTCGGGTCGACCGGTTCGACAAGCGGGGACCACGGGGGCCGTTCAACGGAGGGCTGTCGGTGTCGTTGCTCGGCGACGACGGGGTGCGGTACTACGGCTCGCACCTGCGCGTGATCAGCCCGGGCGTGGACGCCGGGGTGCGGGTACGCGCCGGGCAGCAGCTCGGCGAGGTGGGCCGGACGGGCAACGCGAACAATGTCTGCCACCTCCACTTCGGCCTGTCGCCGAAGTGCACCGGGCGCGACGACTGGTGGATCCGGCGCGGGGTGGTCTGGCCGGCGAAGTACCTGGACTCCTGGCGCCGGGGCGGCAACCGTTCACCGGTCGCGGAGATCGACGCGTGGGAGCGCGAACACGGCTGCCCAGGGGCACCGCCCGCCGGTTGACCAGGCCCGGCAACGGTTCCGTCATCTGAGGGACACATTGACGAAAGCCTTGTGACTCAGTTAACGTCCGAGCCACAGAGAGAGCGCTCTCTCAAGTAACAAACCCCCTTGATTCCGACGAACTGCGCAGCCGACCCCGTACCCCGGCGCGCTGGAGGACCGATGAAACCTCCCGTCCCACACCGCCGCACCCCCTGGGTGCTCGCCTCCACCACCGCACTCGCCGTCTTCGTCGCCGGCCTCACCTTCACCGCCGGCACCGGCAGCGCCGAAGCTGCCACCGTCGGCGCCGGCAGCTACACCACCGATCGGGTGGGTCCGCTCCCCGCCGGCTGCGGTGAGATGTCCACCAACCCCCGACAGTTCGCCACCGCCAACGCCCCGGCCGGGCCGATCCCCACCAACGACTGGTGGTCGTCCCTGCTGTGGAAGAAGACCAACTGCTCCTACAGCGAACCGCTGCACGCGCACCCCCTGTCGTACCAGGCGTTCAGCGACGGCCTCGGCTTCTCGGCCACGTCCACCCCCACCATCAGCGGCACCGCCACCGGGGTGGGCGAGTTCAAGTACGCGTACTCGGAGGACTTCCGGGTCGGCGTGACCGCGCTCGGCGTGCCGATCGTCAAGGTCGACGACTGGAGCGACTGGACGGTCAGCCCGTACTGGAGCGACGGCGTGCGCACCATGCGCGCCACCATCGGCCACGGTCTGCCGTTCTCGTACTTCCAGACCAGCGGTGGCGAGGCGAACATCAACCCGACCGGCGGCAGCCCCACGGTCTGGTCCAACAGCGGCTCCACCATCGGCTTCACCATCAAGGGCCACGACTACGTCGCCTACGCCCCGACCGGCGCCAGCTGGTCGGTCACCAATGGACGGATCACGTCCAACCTGGCCGGCAAGGGCTACTTCTCCATCGCCCTGCTGCCCACCACGCCGACGACCGAGGCCACCGCCCGCGCCCAGCTGGCCGCCACCTACGGCCAGCACGCGCACGCCCACATCACCGGCACCCGCGTCTCGTACGCCTACCACCAGGCGTCCGGCACGGTGAACACCACGTACGCCTTCACCACGCAGGCCAAGGAGGGCACCACCACGAAGACGGTGGTCAGCCTCTACCCGCACCAGTGGAAGGCGCTGACCGGGTCCACCCCGCTCACCCTGACCTACCCGTCGGCCCGCGGCCGGATGAAGGTGCTCGCCGGGGTCAGCGAGTTCCGCACCTCGATGAAGTACCACGGCGTGCTGCCCGAGCTGCCCGCCGTCGGCACCGGCAGCGGCGCGGACCTGGCCCAGCTCAAGGACCAGCTCGCCGCGCTGCGGGGCAACCCGATGGACGCCCGCGGTGGCGACACCTACTGGACCGGCAAGGGCCTCGGCCGGGCCGCCCGGATCGCCGAGATCGCCGACCTGGTCGGTGACACGGAGACCCGTACCGCCGCGCTGAACGCCATCCGCACCACGCTCAACGACTGGTTCACCGCGGCCCCGGGCAAGACCGCCAAGATCTTCTACTACGACAAGAACTGGGGCACCCTGATCGGCTACCCGGCGTCGTACGGGTCCGACCTGGAGCTCAACGACCACCACTTCCACTACGGCTACTTCATCGCCGCCGCCGCGACCCTGGCCAAGTTCGACCCGTCCTGGGCCAGGCAGGACCAGTACGGCGGCATGGTCGACCTGCTGATCCGGGACGCCAACAACTACAGCCGTGCCG
This genomic interval from Micromonospora coxensis contains the following:
- a CDS encoding acyl-CoA thioesterase, which encodes MTHTVIDPPAVEFGHVEHVPVHFDDLDALGILHNARYAVLLERALTPYWAARGISFQGGSASAPDVFHAVREFSITFRAPITGTGPVAVHFWLDHFGTSSAEYGYQFRSPDGRVVHAEGRRAIVRLDPATLRPTRWTDAARAVAATLLRPAPTPA
- a CDS encoding nucleoside deaminase — encoded protein: MRRALEVAVTGPEPPAGDSAQVDDVPVGAVVYGPDGVELAVGRNERELTGDPTAHAEVLALRRAAERLGRWRLDDCTLVVTLEPCTMCAGALVLARISTVVFGAWEPKTGAAGSLWDVLRDRRLNHRPEVYGGVLEAENAAVLRAFFR
- a CDS encoding tRNA adenosine deaminase-associated protein; translated protein: MSYFAAAVVRVEGGWTAAEVNLRGATDVDDVADRLRDVEPDADVSLLFVEADDTYLVILRLDEGEDLRIFGSDSAYAEESRLGSLLVGDLKTSVTGLDDTEEARPAGGAGEESDQPAVDPEADPVGDADILADLGVSAQKLLRLCAHEGMLPADVTAEVCQVLGCADEVEELREV
- a CDS encoding M23 family metallopeptidase produces the protein MSSRSIDRRRTRSAYPVLLLVPALLAGCAGGDRPAAAPPSAVWDAPATAAQPAATDASPTPRAAAPSPSRSPARRVFPVRADDVAYHPTHSTYPGTDIFADCGEPVVAVTDGTVLEVSRVDRFDKRGPRGPFNGGLSVSLLGDDGVRYYGSHLRVISPGVDAGVRVRAGQQLGEVGRTGNANNVCHLHFGLSPKCTGRDDWWIRRGVVWPAKYLDSWRRGGNRSPVAEIDAWEREHGCPGAPPAG
- a CDS encoding glycosyl hydrolase produces the protein MKPPVPHRRTPWVLASTTALAVFVAGLTFTAGTGSAEAATVGAGSYTTDRVGPLPAGCGEMSTNPRQFATANAPAGPIPTNDWWSSLLWKKTNCSYSEPLHAHPLSYQAFSDGLGFSATSTPTISGTATGVGEFKYAYSEDFRVGVTALGVPIVKVDDWSDWTVSPYWSDGVRTMRATIGHGLPFSYFQTSGGEANINPTGGSPTVWSNSGSTIGFTIKGHDYVAYAPTGASWSVTNGRITSNLAGKGYFSIALLPTTPTTEATARAQLAATYGQHAHAHITGTRVSYAYHQASGTVNTTYAFTTQAKEGTTTKTVVSLYPHQWKALTGSTPLTLTYPSARGRMKVLAGVSEFRTSMKYHGVLPELPAVGTGSGADLAQLKDQLAALRGNPMDARGGDTYWTGKGLGRAARIAEIADLVGDTETRTAALNAIRTTLNDWFTAAPGKTAKIFYYDKNWGTLIGYPASYGSDLELNDHHFHYGYFIAAAATLAKFDPSWARQDQYGGMVDLLIRDANNYSRADTRFPYLRDFDIYAGHDWASGHGSFHAGNNQESSSEGMNFANALIQWGQATGNTAVRDAGVFIYTTQAAAIQEYWFDADDENFPANFGHSTVGMVWGDGGAYATWFSADPEMIQGINMLPVTGGHLYMGYNPGYNKVNYAELVRNNGGEPTVWQDILWQFLALGDPDAALSKLRANPGYTPEEGESRAHTFHWIRNLAALGLVDTSITANHPLAAVFNRNGARTYVASNITAAPLTVTFSDGTSLTVAAGKTATKGAHTWSGGNANGGIDPSGSPSPDPSETSPSPDPSETSPSPDPSETSPSPDPSETSPSPDPTTTPPSNSPTRYLLPAGGLAAAGTPSTVTVAGAGGTNRDGTPHNPLVFTSTGLNMTYAGGQTTFDLFLDANQAVGNGVQTRVSYDLTGDGTFDRVETYRYFATDPVPGYEHYTQNTGLLSSTGALGNLSNGTVKVEVWSAIGVNPTTVGIGDQSFVKLPYA